Proteins found in one Pseudorasbora parva isolate DD20220531a chromosome 11, ASM2467924v1, whole genome shotgun sequence genomic segment:
- the gstp1.2 gene encoding glutathione S-transferase P, which yields MPPYTLTYFAVKGRCGALKIMLADNGQQLKENLVTFDDWMKGEIKASCVFGQLPKFQDGDLVLYQSNAMLRHLGRKHAAYGKSDCEASLIDMMNDGVEDLRLKYIKLIYQEYETGKEAFIKDLPNHLKPFESVLAKNKSGFLVGDQISFADYNLFDLLLNLKVLSPTCLDSLPALKSFVDKLAARPKVKALLECDDFKKLPINGNGKQ from the exons A TGCCTCCCTACACACTCACATACTTTGCGGTCAAAG GCAGATGTGGAGCCTTGAAGATTATGCTGGCAGACAATGGGCAGCAGCTGAAGGAGAACCTGGTGACCTTTGACGACTGGATGAAGGGTGAAATAAAAGCCAGCTGC GTCTTTGGACAGTTGCCTAAATTCCAGGATGGTGACCTGGTCCTGTATCAGTCCAATGCCATGTTGAGGCATTTGGGTCGCaaacatg CTGCATATGGAAAAAGCGACTGTGAGGCTTCTCTTATCGACATGATGAACGATGGAGTCGAGGATCTGCGCCTGAAATACATTAAGCTGATCTACCAGGAATAT GAAACTGGTAAAGAAGCATTCATCAAAGATCTGCCCAACCATCTCAAACCATTTGAATCCGTTCTGGCCAAAAACAAATCTGGGTTCCTAGTCGGTGATCAG ATCTCATTTGCCGACTACAACCTGTTTGACCTTCTGCTGAATCTTAAAGTGCTTTCTCCCACCTGTCTGGACTCCCTTCCGGCACTCAAGAGTTTTGTGGATAAGCTTGCTGCCCGTCCCAAAGTCAAAGCCCTGCTGGAGTGCGACGACTTCAAGAAACTTCCCATCAACGGCAATGGCAAACAGTAA